A part of Carassius carassius chromosome 32, fCarCar2.1, whole genome shotgun sequence genomic DNA contains:
- the adss1 gene encoding adenylosuccinate synthetase isozyme 1 — protein sequence MSLGWSPNDHRSAAGKRARNDSGNKVTVVLGAQWGDEGKGKVVDLLATESDVVCRCQGGNNAGHTVVVDEKEYDFHLLPSGIINTKCTSFIGNGVVIHLPGLFEEIDKNEKKGLKGWDKRLIISDRAHIVFDFHQALDGLQEVQRQAQEGQNIGTTKKGIGPTYACKASRTGLRICDLMADFSEFSTRVKNLVQQYQSMYPALKVDVESELKKLKDYAERIRPLVRDGVYFMYEAIHGPPKRILVEGANAALLDIDFGTYPFVTSSNCTVGGVCTGLGIPPSNIGEVYGVSKAYTTRVGIGAFPTEQLNAVGELLQTRGHEVGVTTGRKRRCGWLDLVILNYAHMINGFTAIALTKLDILDVLDEIKVGVAYKINGKRVPYFPANMEVLQKVEVEYETLPGWKTDTSAARKWSDLPPKAQNYIRFVENHISIPIKWVGVGKSRECMIQMF from the exons ATGTCTTTGGGCTGGTCACCGAACGACCACAGATCCGCCGCGGGGAAACGGGCGAGAAACGACTCGGGGAACAAAGTGACAGTTGTTCTCGGAGCGCAATGGGGAGACGAAGGCAAAGGAAAAGTTGTTGATTTATTGGCGACGGAGTCTGACGTCGTGTGCAGGTGTCAG GGAGGAAATAACGCTGGGCACACGGTGGTGGTGGATGAGAAAGAGTATGATTTCCATCTTCTCCCCAGTGGAATCATCAACACCAAATGCACATCATTCATCG GTAACGGCGTAGTCATTCATCTTCCAGGATTATTCGAGGAAATTGACAAGAATGAGAaaaaag GTCTGAAAGGATGGGATAAAAGACTTATCATCTCAGATCGTGCTCACATCG TATTTGACTTTCATCAGGCCTTGGATGGACTTCAGGAGGTTCAGAGACAAGCTCAGGAAGGACAAAA CATAGGAACCACTAAGAAAGGCATCGGCCCCACGTACGCCTGTAAAGCGTCTCGCACCGGGCTCCGCATCTGTGACCTGATGGCTGACTTCAGTGAGTTTTCTACCAG GGTGAAGAACCTGGTGCAGCAGTATCAGTCCATGTATCCGGCTCTGAAGGTGGACGTGGAGAGCGAGCTGAAGAAGCTgaag GATTACGCCGAGAGGATCAGACCTCTGGTCAGAGACGGAGTGTATTTCATGTATGAAGCGATTCACGGGCCACCGAAGAGAATCCTGGTGGAGGGAGCAAACGCAGCACTGCTGGACATCGACTTcg GTACGTACCCGTTTGTGACGTCCTCCAACTGTACGGTGGGGGGGGTGTGCACTGGCCTCGGCATCCCTCCCTCGAACATCGGAGAAGTGTACGGAGTGTCAAAGGCTTACACCACGAGAGTCGGGATCGGAGCCTTTCCCACAGAACAGCTCAAT gcGGTGGGCGAGCTGCTGCAGACACGAGGTCATGAAGTGGGCGTGACCACAGGCAGAAAAAGACGCTGTGGTTGGCTGGATCTGGTTATTCTCAACTACGCTCATATGATCAACGGATTCACTGC CATTGCATTGACTAAACTGGACATCCTTGATGTTCTGGATGAAATTAAAGTGGGTGTTGCTTATAAGATCAATGGCAAGAGAGTCCCATATTTCCCAG CTAACATGGAGGTTCTGCAGAAAGTGGAGGTTGAATACGAGACGCTTCCCGGCTGGAAGACGGACACATCAGCGGCCAGGAAGTGGAGCGATCTTCCTCCTAAAGCCCAGAACTACATCCGCTTCGTGGAGAATCACATCAGCATTCCTA TTAAGTGGGTCGGCGTGGGAAAATCCAGGGAATGCATGATCCAGATGTTCTAG